One part of the Clostridium thermosuccinogenes genome encodes these proteins:
- a CDS encoding phosphatase PAP2 family protein, producing MIEHIKNLDMEVLKFIYDNLHSRLLDKIMIGVTSLGDMGLIWILISVLLMVSGKYRKAGIMTICALILSAILANGILKNIIQRPRPFFENPLVDVLISKPLSYSFPSGHSASSFAAAGVLAKAFKKYRFYVIALALLIAFSRMYLFVHYPSDIIGGAVLGLICSEIVFHAFGYIDGKNSR from the coding sequence ATGATTGAGCATATTAAAAACCTGGATATGGAGGTTCTCAAATTCATATATGATAACCTCCACAGCCGCCTCCTTGACAAAATAATGATTGGGGTCACTTCCCTGGGAGACATGGGGCTTATTTGGATCTTAATATCCGTATTGCTGATGGTGAGCGGGAAATACAGAAAGGCCGGAATTATGACCATCTGCGCTTTGATATTAAGTGCAATTTTGGCAAACGGGATATTGAAAAATATAATCCAGAGACCAAGGCCTTTTTTCGAAAATCCCTTGGTCGATGTGCTTATTTCAAAGCCTTTATCCTATTCTTTTCCTTCAGGACATTCAGCTTCATCCTTTGCAGCAGCAGGGGTACTTGCAAAAGCCTTTAAGAAATACCGATTTTATGTGATAGCATTAGCCTTGCTTATCGCGTTTTCCAGGATGTACCTTTTCGTGCATTACCCTTCGGATATAATAGGAGGAGCTGTACTGGGATTAATATGCTCAGAGATCGTTTTTCACGCTTTTGGGTATATAGATGGGAAGAACAGCAGATAA
- a CDS encoding nitroreductase family protein encodes MQAIFNRRSIRKYTDKKVPEEMIEQILRAGMAAPSAGNSQPWHFIVVDDRNILNEITKVHPYSKMLNEASHAIIVCGDRSLQKYEGYWVQDCSAAMENMLIMAQDIGLGAVWLGVYPNEERVKAISEIFGLPENVTPLSIMSLGYPAETKEPANRFNPSRVHRNRW; translated from the coding sequence ATGCAGGCAATTTTTAACAGAAGAAGCATTCGCAAATATACAGATAAAAAAGTTCCGGAGGAAATGATAGAGCAGATATTAAGAGCAGGCATGGCGGCACCATCTGCAGGCAATTCACAGCCTTGGCATTTCATTGTAGTGGATGACAGGAATATTCTAAATGAAATAACAAAGGTTCATCCCTATTCAAAAATGCTCAACGAAGCCAGCCATGCTATTATCGTTTGCGGTGACCGGTCATTGCAGAAGTATGAAGGGTATTGGGTGCAGGATTGTTCTGCCGCCATGGAAAATATGCTGATTATGGCGCAGGACATTGGTCTAGGTGCCGTTTGGCTTGGTGTTTACCCCAATGAGGAAAGGGTAAAAGCCATAAGCGAGATATTTGGACTTCCGGAAAATGTCACACCCCTATCCATTATGTCCTTGGGATATCCGGCAGAGACAAAGGAACCAGCGAATAGATTTAATCCCTCAAGGGTACATAGGAACAGGTGGTGA